In Gemmatimonadales bacterium, a single genomic region encodes these proteins:
- a CDS encoding amino acid permease: MPAESFPKLVPRPERDAWGERLPRSLGLWSAVAVLVGSTIGSGIFRTPALIAARVPAPVPMLGVWVLGGVLALCGALTYAELAAMYPRSGGLFVYVREGFGRMPAFLLGWTELLVIRASALGATSTVFAEYLLRSLGKNPELAQYAPLVHPLAAAAIVVTAVFNYVGVGWSALVLNATTAAKCGALVLLVLVAFAAGHGDFRHFAGLTPTGGGTLEAGLFGLALVSVLWAYDGFADVSFVSGEVRDPQRNLPRALLLGTGAVVAIYLLVNAAYLYLLPIGEVARSRLVAADAAELLVGRVGVGLVAVVVMVSTFGGLAGSMLTGPRIFFAMADDRLFFRGVARIHPRFRTPSVAIVLTAGLGVAFVLARTFEQLADTFVLALWPFYALGAAAVFVLRRRLPAADRPVRVWAYPLPPILFLLAAVLILGNALVTNPGGSALAFGVILTGLPAYWLWSRSRAGRTGGTAPVA, from the coding sequence GTGCCTGCCGAGTCGTTCCCGAAGCTCGTGCCGCGCCCCGAACGGGACGCGTGGGGCGAGCGCCTGCCCCGGAGCCTCGGGCTGTGGAGCGCGGTGGCCGTGCTCGTCGGCTCGACCATCGGCAGCGGGATCTTCCGCACGCCGGCGCTGATCGCGGCGCGGGTGCCGGCCCCCGTCCCCATGCTGGGGGTGTGGGTTCTCGGCGGCGTGCTGGCGCTGTGCGGCGCCCTGACCTACGCCGAGCTGGCGGCGATGTACCCGCGCTCGGGGGGCCTGTTCGTCTACGTGCGCGAGGGGTTCGGCCGCATGCCGGCGTTCCTGCTGGGCTGGACCGAGCTGCTGGTGATCCGCGCCTCGGCCCTGGGCGCCACCTCGACGGTGTTCGCGGAGTACCTGCTGCGCTCGCTGGGGAAGAATCCGGAGCTGGCGCAGTATGCGCCGCTCGTGCACCCACTGGCCGCCGCGGCCATCGTCGTGACCGCCGTCTTCAACTACGTGGGCGTGGGTTGGAGCGCGTTGGTGCTCAACGCCACGACGGCGGCCAAGTGCGGCGCGCTGGTGCTGCTGGTGCTGGTGGCCTTCGCGGCCGGGCACGGCGACTTCCGGCACTTCGCCGGCCTGACGCCGACCGGCGGAGGGACGCTCGAGGCGGGGCTGTTCGGCCTGGCGCTGGTGTCCGTGCTGTGGGCGTACGACGGGTTCGCCGACGTCTCGTTCGTGAGCGGAGAGGTGCGCGACCCGCAGCGCAACCTGCCGCGGGCGCTGCTGCTCGGGACCGGCGCCGTCGTGGCGATCTACCTGCTGGTGAACGCGGCCTATCTCTACCTGCTGCCGATCGGCGAGGTGGCCCGCTCGCGGCTGGTGGCCGCCGATGCGGCGGAGCTGCTGGTGGGCCGCGTGGGCGTCGGGCTCGTGGCGGTCGTGGTGATGGTTTCCACCTTCGGGGGTCTCGCGGGCTCGATGCTGACCGGGCCGCGCATCTTCTTCGCCATGGCGGACGACCGGCTGTTCTTCCGGGGGGTGGCGCGCATCCATCCCCGGTTCCGGACGCCGTCCGTCGCCATCGTGCTCACGGCCGGACTCGGGGTCGCCTTCGTGCTGGCGCGGACGTTCGAGCAGCTGGCCGACACGTTCGTGCTCGCCCTGTGGCCGTTCTATGCGCTGGGCGCGGCGGCGGTGTTCGTCCTGCGGCGCCGCCTCCCCGCCGCCGACCGTCCGGTGCGGGTGTGGGCCTATCCGCTGCCGCCCATCCTGTTCCTCCTGGCCGCGGTCCTGATCCTCGGCAACGCCCTGGTGACGAACCCCGGCGGCTCGGCGCTCGCCTTCGGCGTCATCCTCACGGGGCTCCCGGCCTACTGGCTCTGGTCGCGCTCCAGGGCCGGCCGCACCGGGGGCACGGCGCCCGTCGCGTAG
- a CDS encoding LptF/LptG family permease, translated as MIRGVRVLDRYLTGEFLKIFAITALGFPVLTIVIDLTDHVDRYISKNLPVLRVALAYLAGAPEQVFFITPAAVLFATVFSVGALARHSEITAAKASGISFHRLVLPIFALAAAASVFAFFLGEFAPLGQERRATLLGEREVRSQTMRYNFVYRADGGRMYTIGSLSVPDRSMTGVQIEREGAVDGPAADSFPGYYLDARTASFAPRLGWTLKGGSLRLFFGRDREAAFGFDSLRQRAMSERPLDLLVEPKAPDQMRYAELGHYVRTVERAGGDANKLKVERALKLAIPCTCLIIALFGAPLGVAGGRSGAAYGVAVSLATTIVFLTMVQIMKAVGAGGVVPPLVAAWIPNSLFGVSGALLFANART; from the coding sequence GTGATCCGCGGCGTGCGGGTGCTCGACCGCTACCTGACGGGCGAGTTCCTGAAGATCTTCGCGATCACGGCCCTCGGCTTCCCGGTGCTGACGATCGTCATCGACCTCACCGATCACGTGGACCGCTACATCAGCAAGAACCTCCCGGTGCTGCGCGTCGCGCTCGCCTACCTGGCCGGCGCGCCCGAGCAGGTGTTCTTCATCACCCCGGCGGCGGTGCTGTTCGCCACCGTGTTCTCGGTCGGCGCGCTGGCCCGCCATTCGGAGATCACGGCTGCCAAGGCCTCCGGCATCTCGTTCCACCGGCTGGTGCTGCCGATCTTCGCGCTGGCGGCCGCCGCCAGCGTGTTCGCCTTCTTCCTCGGCGAGTTCGCGCCGCTGGGGCAGGAGCGGCGTGCCACCCTGCTGGGCGAGCGGGAGGTCCGCTCGCAGACCATGCGCTACAACTTCGTCTACCGCGCCGACGGCGGGCGGATGTACACGATCGGATCCCTGTCGGTGCCCGACCGGTCGATGACCGGCGTCCAGATCGAGCGGGAAGGCGCCGTGGACGGCCCCGCGGCCGACTCCTTCCCCGGCTACTACCTCGATGCCCGGACGGCGAGCTTCGCGCCCCGCCTCGGCTGGACGCTCAAGGGCGGCTCGCTGCGGCTGTTCTTCGGCCGCGATCGCGAGGCGGCGTTCGGCTTCGATTCCCTCCGGCAGCGGGCCATGTCCGAGCGGCCGCTCGATTTGCTGGTCGAGCCCAAGGCGCCGGACCAGATGCGCTACGCCGAGCTGGGTCACTACGTGCGCACGGTCGAGCGCGCCGGCGGCGACGCGAACAAGCTGAAGGTCGAGCGGGCCCTCAAGCTCGCCATCCCCTGCACCTGCCTGATCATCGCGCTGTTCGGGGCGCCGCTCGGCGTGGCGGGCGGCCGCAGCGGCGCCGCCTACGGCGTGGCCGTAAGTCTCGCCACCACCATCGTTTTCCTCACCATGGTGCAGATCATGAAGGCCGTCGGCGCCGGGGGTGTCGTGCCGCCCCTGGTGGCGGCGTGGATACCCAATTCGCTGTTCGGGGTATCGGGAGCCCTGCTGTTCGCCAATGCCAGGACTTGA
- a CDS encoding carboxypeptidase regulatory-like domain-containing protein, whose translation MKLPGRICLLTALVAFAGTTALRAQGVTTSAMTGVVSDSSGAALVGAHVVAVHGPSGTSYVGTTGEDGRFTLPGMRVGGPYSVRVAYVGYRQQVQDRIYLQLGVTADLQFMLTPVSVEIEPITVTGQSDPIFSSARTGAATAVPTAAIQQLPTVTRRVEDLLRLTPQYENGTNGYSFAGQNNLLNNMTIDGSYFNNSFGLAGEPGDRTGVAAISLDALEQVEVNVAPYDVRQGNFVGAGVNMVTRSGTNQFTGSLYYGWRSNSLVGTQAGANTFNPGTFKYHDIGVNVGGPIIPNRLFFFASYENDAQTTPATTYTANTGTQTVGGSVTRVLASDLDSISSYMQKNFNFNPGAYQGYSFQIPSTRFLTRLDFNLNDHNKISVRYNLLNSQSPILMSNSASLGVGGVRSNLNSLNFAGSNYAILENIRSTVAEWNSTIGTKMSNNFIIGYTSNDESRSNVSPPWFPLIEILNGGTSYTALGFEPFTPDNTLRYHSFQLQDNYNFYLRNQTLTFGVSYEKYHSLNIFFPGAQSVYVYNSLADFYTDLNDYLANPNRTTSPVTLNTFQYRYANIPGQSVPVQPLDVQYAGVYAQDLWRPTRDMTVTAGLRVDAPWFGNTAYDNTQADTMHFRLGFGCAATSATCPTTTYNTGKLPSVKPEWSPRLGLNWDVQGKHTTQLRGGTGLFAGRPAYVWISNQIGNTGVLTGFIQQKNTTAYPFNPDPYHYAPASVTGGPAASYELALTDPNFKFPQVWRSNIGIDRRLPFLGLTASAEFLYTKDVNGVAYENVNLPAADTTFSGVDNRPRWLNNATHTHANQLYTAVSADATVLTNEGIGHSSVLTFTLERPVATGLYAKLGYSYGVSRNTVDPGSIAYGSWSANAQSADPNNPGAGYSGNMQKNRFFAAITYTQNFIGKLVGAGWVGNTSVSVYFDGHTNGNTSYVFAGDMNGDGVRGNDLIWIPTTDTSQMNFVPLTVGSGAGAVTYTRQQQQAAWEAFIEQDSYLSSHRGQYAQRNAVFLPMVWRADLSISQDIGRAIAGQTSRFQIRLDMLNFTNWLNHNWGLGQISTLPSAGTGTVAPLVFVGSDANGAPTYRLENIGTSLITHSFQKSVTTNDVWRLNLGVRYLFN comes from the coding sequence ATGAAGCTACCTGGCAGGATTTGTCTGCTGACTGCGCTGGTCGCCTTCGCGGGCACGACGGCGCTGCGTGCCCAAGGGGTCACGACGTCGGCGATGACCGGGGTCGTGAGCGACTCGTCGGGCGCCGCCCTCGTGGGGGCCCACGTGGTCGCCGTGCACGGCCCGTCCGGAACCTCGTACGTCGGCACGACGGGAGAGGATGGCCGGTTCACCCTCCCCGGCATGCGCGTCGGTGGGCCGTACAGCGTGAGGGTCGCATACGTCGGCTACCGGCAGCAGGTGCAGGACCGGATCTACCTGCAGCTGGGCGTGACCGCGGACCTGCAGTTCATGCTGACGCCGGTGAGCGTGGAGATCGAGCCCATCACCGTGACCGGGCAGAGCGACCCGATCTTCAGCTCGGCGCGGACCGGAGCGGCGACCGCCGTCCCCACGGCCGCGATCCAGCAGCTGCCGACCGTCACCCGGCGGGTGGAGGACCTCCTCCGGCTGACCCCGCAGTACGAGAACGGGACCAACGGCTACTCGTTCGCGGGCCAGAACAACCTGCTGAACAACATGACGATCGACGGGTCGTACTTCAACAACTCGTTCGGCCTCGCCGGGGAGCCCGGCGACCGCACCGGCGTGGCGGCCATCTCGCTCGACGCGCTCGAGCAGGTCGAGGTGAACGTGGCGCCGTACGACGTGCGCCAGGGCAACTTCGTGGGCGCCGGCGTCAACATGGTCACCCGCAGCGGCACCAACCAGTTCACCGGGTCGCTGTACTACGGCTGGCGGAGCAACAGCCTCGTCGGCACGCAGGCCGGCGCGAACACCTTCAACCCCGGCACCTTCAAGTACCACGACATCGGCGTCAATGTGGGCGGGCCCATCATCCCGAACCGCCTGTTCTTCTTCGCCAGCTACGAGAACGACGCCCAGACCACGCCGGCCACGACCTATACGGCCAACACCGGCACGCAGACCGTGGGCGGCAGCGTCACCCGCGTGCTCGCGTCGGACCTGGACTCGATCAGCAGCTACATGCAGAAGAACTTCAACTTCAACCCCGGCGCGTATCAGGGCTACAGCTTCCAGATCCCGTCCACGCGCTTCCTGACCCGGCTCGACTTCAACCTGAACGACCACAACAAGATCTCGGTGCGGTACAACCTGCTGAACTCGCAGTCGCCGATCCTGATGTCGAACTCGGCGTCGCTGGGGGTCGGCGGCGTGCGCAGCAACCTGAACTCGCTGAACTTCGCGGGCAGCAACTACGCCATCCTCGAGAACATCCGCTCCACCGTGGCCGAGTGGAACTCGACGATCGGCACCAAGATGTCCAACAACTTCATCATCGGGTACACCTCGAACGATGAGAGCCGGTCGAACGTCTCGCCTCCCTGGTTCCCGCTGATCGAGATCCTCAACGGCGGCACGTCGTACACGGCCCTCGGGTTCGAGCCGTTCACGCCCGACAACACGCTCAGGTACCACAGCTTCCAGCTGCAGGACAACTACAACTTCTACCTGCGCAACCAGACGCTGACGTTCGGAGTGAGCTACGAGAAGTATCACTCGCTGAACATCTTCTTCCCGGGCGCGCAGAGCGTGTACGTGTACAACTCGCTCGCGGACTTCTACACCGACCTCAACGACTACCTGGCCAACCCGAACCGCACCACGTCGCCGGTGACGCTGAACACCTTCCAGTACCGGTACGCGAACATCCCCGGCCAGAGCGTGCCCGTCCAGCCGCTGGACGTCCAGTACGCCGGCGTGTACGCGCAGGACCTGTGGCGGCCCACCAGGGACATGACCGTCACGGCGGGCCTGCGGGTCGACGCCCCGTGGTTCGGGAACACCGCCTACGACAACACGCAGGCGGACACGATGCATTTCCGCCTCGGGTTCGGCTGCGCGGCCACGTCGGCGACCTGCCCGACGACGACGTACAACACCGGCAAGCTGCCGTCGGTCAAGCCGGAGTGGTCGCCGCGCCTGGGCCTGAACTGGGACGTGCAGGGCAAGCACACCACGCAGCTGCGCGGCGGCACAGGCCTGTTCGCCGGCCGCCCGGCCTACGTGTGGATCTCGAACCAGATCGGCAACACCGGGGTGCTGACGGGCTTCATTCAGCAGAAGAACACCACCGCCTATCCGTTCAACCCGGATCCGTATCACTATGCGCCGGCCTCCGTCACGGGCGGTCCCGCGGCCAGCTACGAGCTCGCGCTCACCGACCCGAACTTCAAGTTCCCGCAGGTGTGGCGCAGCAACATCGGCATTGACCGGCGCCTGCCCTTCCTCGGGCTCACCGCCAGCGCCGAGTTCCTGTACACCAAGGACGTGAACGGCGTCGCGTACGAGAACGTCAACCTGCCCGCAGCGGACACGACGTTCTCGGGCGTGGACAATCGGCCGCGCTGGTTGAACAACGCGACCCATACCCACGCGAACCAGCTGTACACGGCCGTTTCCGCCGACGCGACGGTGCTGACCAACGAGGGCATCGGCCACTCCTCGGTGCTCACGTTCACGTTGGAGCGCCCCGTCGCCACAGGACTCTATGCCAAGCTGGGCTACAGCTACGGCGTGAGCCGCAACACCGTGGACCCGGGCTCCATCGCCTACGGCTCGTGGAGTGCCAACGCGCAGTCGGCCGACCCCAACAATCCGGGAGCCGGGTACTCCGGCAACATGCAGAAGAACCGGTTCTTTGCGGCCATCACCTACACCCAGAACTTCATCGGGAAGCTGGTGGGGGCGGGGTGGGTCGGGAACACCTCCGTGAGCGTCTACTTCGACGGCCACACCAACGGCAACACCAGCTACGTGTTCGCCGGCGACATGAACGGCGACGGGGTCCGCGGCAACGACCTGATCTGGATCCCGACGACGGACACCAGCCAGATGAATTTCGTGCCGCTGACCGTGGGGTCCGGCGCGGGCGCCGTCACGTACACCCGCCAGCAACAGCAGGCGGCGTGGGAGGCCTTCATCGAGCAGGACTCGTACCTCAGCTCCCACCGCGGCCAGTACGCTCAGCGCAACGCCGTCTTCCTGCCGATGGTCTGGCGTGCCGACCTGAGCATCTCGCAGGACATCGGCCGGGCGATCGCCGGCCAGACCAGCCGGTTCCAGATCCGGCTCGACATGCTGAACTTCACCAACTGGCTGAATCACAACTGGGGCCTCGGGCAGATTTCGACGCTGCCGAGCGCCGGCACTGGCACCGTGGCACCCCTGGTCTTCGTGGGTTCCGACGCCAACGGCGCCCCGACGTACCGGCTGGAGAACATCGGCACGTCGCTGATCACGCACTCGTTCCAGAAGTCGGTGACGACGAACGACGTGTGGCGGTTGAACCTGGGTGTGCGCTACTTGTTCAATTAG
- a CDS encoding cytochrome c oxidase subunit II: protein MHWWFPGNASSVGGKVDSLFYVILYITGAVFVLVEATLLVFLVRYRKRSGRTATYVEGSTKAEIVWTAIPAVILVTLALVSQPLWSKIKDADTYPRDAAHLGLEAKQFEWHVTYPGPDGKLGTDDDFLKKDSIHLVVNRDYVLEMTARDVVHSLFIPAFRLKQDLVPGMNIRMWIRPTRTGTFELACSELCGLGHYRMRGVVIVHSPQDYAAWLVSQGEATAADSAAAAAPTTSGKGAQ, encoded by the coding sequence ATGCACTGGTGGTTCCCGGGCAACGCGTCCAGCGTGGGCGGCAAGGTCGACTCGCTGTTCTACGTCATCCTGTACATCACCGGCGCCGTATTCGTCCTGGTCGAGGCGACGCTGCTGGTCTTCCTGGTGCGCTACCGCAAGCGGAGCGGGCGGACGGCGACCTACGTGGAGGGCAGCACCAAGGCCGAGATCGTCTGGACGGCCATCCCCGCAGTCATCCTGGTCACGCTCGCCCTCGTCAGCCAGCCGCTGTGGTCGAAGATCAAGGACGCCGACACGTATCCGCGCGACGCGGCGCATCTCGGCCTCGAGGCGAAGCAGTTCGAGTGGCACGTGACCTACCCGGGCCCCGACGGGAAGCTGGGGACGGACGACGACTTCCTGAAGAAGGACTCGATCCACCTGGTGGTGAACCGCGACTACGTGCTCGAGATGACGGCGCGCGACGTGGTGCACAGCCTGTTCATCCCGGCGTTCCGGCTGAAGCAGGACCTCGTGCCGGGGATGAACATCCGGATGTGGATCCGGCCGACGCGCACCGGGACCTTCGAGCTGGCGTGCTCGGAGCTGTGCGGCCTGGGACACTACCGGATGCGCGGCGTGGTGATCGTGCACTCGCCGCAGGACTACGCGGCCTGGCTGGTGAGCCAGGGCGAGGCCACGGCGGCCGACTCGGCCGCCGCCGCCGCCCCTACTACTAGTGGAAAGGGCGCCCAATGA
- a CDS encoding cbb3-type cytochrome c oxidase subunit I: protein MTAAGTALPGHVHADDRSFVRKYVFSTDHKIIGIQFLFLSLFFLLVGGLLAMGIRWQLGFPGQPMPLGGWLPEGVAPGGVVSPKTYIGLVTMHGTFMIFFAVMPLLVGVFANYLIPLKIGAPDMAFPRLNMWSFWLMIPSGLLMLASLFVLGGMSIAGWTVYAPLSNSPDYTGVHLGQQLWCLSIVVFGASSLLGSVNYITTVINLRAPGMTWFRLPLSVWALFITAVLAILAVPVLAGAVIMLFFDQTIGTHFYLPAAGGQPLMWQHLFWFFGHPEVYILILPAMGIVSDVIANGARKPIFGYTSMVWAMIAIAFLGFIVWGHHMFQSGMNPTLASAFMVSTIVIAVPSAIKVFNWLGTMWRGSIHFTTPMLNAIAFVSMFIIGGLSGIFMASTPVDMYIHGTYFIVAHIHYVLFGGSLFAIYAGVYFWFPKMFGKQLDERLGKVHFALTFVFYNLTFFPMHILGIGGEMRRIYDPTVYDYLRPMQPINVFISISAFLLFASQLVMAWNIVRTLARGKQADINPWHDCGLEWTVPSPPPHGNFATTPTVYHGPYEFSLPGAAQDYVPVNQPLPSVPEGRR from the coding sequence ATGACCGCCGCGGGGACCGCCCTGCCCGGGCACGTGCACGCCGACGACCGGTCGTTCGTCCGCAAGTACGTCTTCTCGACCGACCACAAGATCATCGGCATCCAGTTCCTGTTCCTGAGCCTGTTCTTCCTGCTCGTGGGCGGGCTGCTGGCGATGGGGATCCGCTGGCAGCTCGGCTTCCCGGGCCAGCCGATGCCGCTCGGGGGCTGGCTGCCGGAGGGCGTGGCGCCCGGCGGCGTGGTCTCGCCCAAGACGTACATCGGGCTGGTGACGATGCACGGCACGTTCATGATTTTCTTCGCCGTGATGCCGCTCCTGGTGGGGGTGTTCGCCAACTACCTGATCCCGCTCAAGATCGGCGCGCCGGACATGGCGTTCCCGCGCCTGAACATGTGGTCGTTCTGGCTGATGATCCCCTCGGGCCTGCTGATGCTGGCCAGCCTGTTCGTGCTGGGCGGCATGTCGATCGCGGGGTGGACGGTGTACGCGCCGCTGTCGAACAGCCCCGACTACACCGGCGTGCACCTCGGCCAGCAGCTGTGGTGCCTGAGCATCGTGGTGTTCGGCGCCTCCTCGCTGCTGGGCTCGGTCAACTACATCACCACCGTCATCAACCTCCGCGCGCCGGGGATGACCTGGTTCCGCCTGCCGCTCTCGGTGTGGGCGCTGTTCATCACGGCGGTGCTGGCGATCCTCGCGGTGCCGGTGCTGGCCGGCGCCGTGATCATGCTGTTCTTCGACCAGACCATCGGGACGCACTTCTACCTGCCGGCGGCCGGCGGGCAGCCGCTGATGTGGCAGCACCTGTTCTGGTTCTTCGGGCACCCCGAGGTCTACATCCTCATCCTCCCGGCGATGGGGATCGTCTCGGACGTCATCGCCAACGGCGCCCGGAAGCCGATCTTCGGGTACACCTCGATGGTGTGGGCGATGATCGCCATCGCCTTCCTCGGGTTCATCGTCTGGGGCCATCACATGTTCCAGAGCGGGATGAACCCCACCCTGGCCAGCGCCTTCATGGTCTCGACCATCGTGATCGCGGTCCCCTCGGCCATCAAGGTGTTCAACTGGCTCGGCACGATGTGGCGCGGCAGCATCCACTTCACCACGCCGATGCTGAACGCCATCGCCTTCGTGTCGATGTTCATCATCGGCGGGCTGTCGGGGATCTTCATGGCCTCCACGCCGGTGGACATGTACATCCACGGCACCTACTTCATCGTCGCGCACATCCACTACGTGCTGTTCGGCGGCAGCCTGTTCGCGATCTACGCGGGCGTGTATTTCTGGTTCCCGAAGATGTTCGGCAAGCAGCTCGACGAGCGGCTGGGCAAGGTCCACTTCGCGCTGACCTTCGTCTTCTACAACCTCACCTTCTTCCCGATGCACATCCTCGGCATCGGCGGGGAGATGCGGCGGATCTACGACCCCACCGTGTACGACTACCTCCGACCGATGCAGCCGATCAACGTCTTCATCTCGATCAGCGCGTTCCTGCTGTTCGCCTCGCAGCTGGTGATGGCGTGGAACATCGTCCGCACGCTGGCCCGCGGGAAGCAGGCCGACATCAACCCGTGGCACGACTGCGGGCTCGAGTGGACGGTGCCCTCGCCGCCGCCGCACGGGAACTTCGCGACCACCCCGACCGTTTACCACGGCCCGTACGAGTTCAGCCTGCCGGGCGCGGCGCAGGACTACGTCCCGGTGAACCAGCCGCTTCCCTCCGTTCCGGAGGGCCGTCGATGA